The DNA region TTTGCAGTGCCGCAACCACAGCCACAAGCCGATTACTACTAAGTACTATTCACCTAGTCATTGATAGTAACCGTCAATTACCGCAGATGATTATAGCATATTATCTGTATTGGTCAACTGGTGCGGTGGTGTGAGATTTTGGAGATATTGTATTGATAAAACGCATCCCCTCAGCCCTATATTGGTCTTGCCAATGCGACTGAGGGGATTGTTGACTAGCTTTGCAATCAATTCCAACACGACGACATAGTATTTATTTTCATAAACCCATTAAAAACCCTTGAAAGGGGAGATACTAATTCTCTGACCTTTCAAGGATATTAAAAATGGTAAATTGCTTTGATTACAAAATGCAAATCTAGCAACATACCTTCTGGTTTGCGTAAAGAAATATTACGAGGCTAAAGCTACCTCTACCTTTTGCTGCAATTCACCTTTTTGGTACATTTCAATCAAAATGTCAGAACCGCCAACGAATTCACCATTGATATACACTTGGGGAATTGTCGGCCAGTTAGAGTATTCCTTAATTCCTTGACGGATTTCAGAATCTGATAGAACGTCGATTGTCTCGAAGGGAACACCCAAGGTATTGAGAATCTGCACAACGTTGTTGGAGAAACCACATTGGGGCATTAACTTGTTTCCCTTCATGAAAACCATAATCTTGTTCTGTTGTAGCAAGTTATCAATTTTCTCTTTGAGTTCTGGCGTCATGGTATTTGTGTTTCCTATGTTACATTCAACAATGACGAGTGAGAAGTTAAAAATTTATAACTCCTAACTCCTAATTCCTAACTCTATGTTTACGAAGCTGGTGTTGCTTGCCAAGATTCAGGAGTATATGTTTTTA from Nostoc commune NIES-4072 includes:
- the grxD gene encoding Grx4 family monothiol glutaredoxin, yielding MTPELKEKIDNLLQQNKIMVFMKGNKLMPQCGFSNNVVQILNTLGVPFETIDVLSDSEIRQGIKEYSNWPTIPQVYINGEFVGGSDILIEMYQKGELQQKVEVALAS